One Bradyrhizobium sp. CCGB12 genomic window carries:
- a CDS encoding GDYXXLXY domain-containing protein: MIELAVTVTKLWQRIPKAALVGVAVLLQCVLLVLMVADRMQILREGREVTLQTQPVDPRDLLRGDYVVLRYDISQVPAGALAGKPADARHPVVFVKLAPNANGLYQAVSVHAEPVAVTAPQVLIRGRVGNYGGSCGADRRSFCDNLPIKFGLESYFVPEGEGKKLEQARNEQKLRIVAAVLPSGRAAIKRLLLDGEPVYEEPLY; this comes from the coding sequence ATGATCGAGCTGGCTGTAACAGTCACCAAACTCTGGCAGCGCATTCCGAAAGCCGCGTTGGTCGGGGTCGCCGTCCTGCTGCAATGCGTGCTGCTGGTCCTGATGGTCGCCGATCGCATGCAGATCCTCCGCGAAGGGCGCGAGGTGACCTTGCAGACGCAGCCGGTCGATCCCCGCGATCTCCTGCGCGGCGACTATGTCGTGCTCCGCTACGACATCTCGCAAGTGCCGGCGGGCGCGCTCGCCGGCAAGCCCGCGGACGCGCGTCATCCCGTCGTGTTCGTCAAGCTCGCGCCCAATGCCAACGGCCTTTACCAGGCGGTCTCGGTGCATGCCGAGCCTGTCGCCGTCACGGCGCCCCAAGTGCTGATCCGCGGCCGCGTCGGCAATTACGGCGGGTCCTGTGGCGCAGACCGGCGTAGCTTCTGCGACAATCTGCCGATCAAATTCGGTCTCGAAAGCTATTTCGTGCCCGAAGGCGAGGGCAAGAAGCTCGAGCAGGCGCGCAACGAGCAGAAGCTGCGCATCGTCGCCGCGGTGTTGCCCTCGGGACGCGCCGCCATCAAGCGCCTGCTGCTCGACGGCGAGCCGGTCTATGAGGAACCGTTGTACTAG